In Papaver somniferum cultivar HN1 chromosome 1, ASM357369v1, whole genome shotgun sequence, a genomic segment contains:
- the LOC113332968 gene encoding folylpolyglutamate synthase-like, which translates to MAGDGDIEYLKKNVKPPTYEETLDALSSLITKRTRADKSNKGDQFDVLFDYVKILDLEDSIFQMKVIHVAGTKGKGSTCTFTESILRNCGFRTGLFTSPHLIDIRERFRLDGVEISEDKFLAYFWWCFERLKEKSSEDVPMPTYFRFLALLAFKIFAAEQVEVAILEVGLGGKFDATNLVQTPIACGISSLGFDHMEILGYTLGEIAGEKAGIFKQKTPAFTVPQPSEAMGVLEERASELEVALQVAHPLDSSLLNGLQLGLQGEHQYINAGLAVALCRTWLQKMGHYEGTYLDQANSLPEQFVKGLTTASLQGRAQIVADPFVNVEGPGDAVFYLDGAHSPESMEICGNWFSLAIKEDTQHYGSLKKQPYESSNVSNTALRGPNEFLSMNSIQILLFNCMSVRDPQLLLPRLIRACANQGVHFQKALFVPNQSVYSKVGSHALPSSDPQVDLSWQLQLEKVWKNLVHEEKDSTLEESKEDCEHSIRNSETSIVFPSLPLAIKWLMDSVQQNRSVRFQVLVTGSLHLVGDVLRMIKR; encoded by the exons ATGGCAGGAG ATGGCGATATtgaatatttgaagaagaatgtTAAACCACCTACATATGAAGAAACTTTGGATGCTTTGTCTTCTTTAATTACCAAACGTACTCGTGCTGATAAGTCTAATAAGGGTGATCAATTCGATGTGTTATTTGATTATGTAAAG ATATTGGATCTGGAGGATTCTATTTTTCAAATGAAGGTTATACATGTCGCTGGTACTAAAGGAAAG GGATCAACATGCACATTTACAGAATCGATACTGCGTAATTGTGGGTTTCGTACTGGACTTTTCACTTCTCCTCATCTTATTGATATCCGAGAAAGATTCCGGTTAGATGG AGTGGAAATAAGTGAAGACAAATTTTTGGCGTACTTCTGGTGGTGCTTTGAACGTCTGAAG GAGAAAAGCAGTGAAGATGTACCTATGCCAACGTACTTTCGGTTCCTTGcgttgcttgctttcaaaatatTTGCTGCAGAGCAG GTGGAGGTTGCTATACTGGAAGTTGGTTTAGGTGGAAAGTTTGATGCTACAAATTTG GTGCAAACACCTATTGCATGTGGAATATCTTCCCTTGGGTTTGACCACATGGAAATTCTGG GCTACACCCTTGGAGAGATTGCTGGTGAGAAAGCTGGTATTTTCAAG CAAAAAACTCCAGCGTTTACGGTGCCTCAGCCTTCTGAAGCAATGGGCGTGCTTGAGGAAAGGGCTTCTGAATTAGAG GTAGCTCTCCAAGTTGCACATCCCTTGGATAGCAGCTTATTAAATGGTTTGCAACTTGGGCTTCAGGGCGAGCACCAATACATCAATGCAGGTCTTGCGGTTGCCCTGTGCCGCACGTGGCTCCAAAAGATGGGCCATTACGAAGGCACGTATCTGGATCAGGCT AATTCTCTGCCCGAGCAGTTTGTCAAAGGGCTTACAACTGCCAGCTTGCAAGGACGAGCACAGATAGTTGCTGATCCATTTGTTAACGTGGAAGGCCCTGGAGATGCGGTGTTCTATTTGGATGGCGCCCATAGTCCTGAAAGCATGGAAATTTGTGGAaattggttttctctggccatcAAAGAAGATACGCAACACTATGGTTCCTTGAAGAAACAACCTTATGAGAGTTCAAATGTTTCAAATACAGCGCTTAGGGGCCCTAATGAGTTTCTGAGTATGAATTCCATACAG ATACTCTTGTTCAATTGCATGTCAGTGCGAGATCCTCAGCTTCTTCTGCCCCGTCTAATCCGTGCTTGTGCTAATCAGG GAGTTCACTTCCAGAAGGCTCTCTTTGTACCAAACCAATCAGTGTATAGTAAGGTCGGCTCTCATGCTTTACCCTCATCTGATCCACAAGTTGATTTATCTTGGCAACTACAACTTGAAAAAGTATGGAAAAATCTTGTTCATGAAGAGAAAG ACTCGACACTAGAAGAAAGCAAGGAAGATTGTGAACACAGTATAAGGAATTCCGAAACCAGTATAGTGTTTCCTTCACTTCCCTTGGCTATTAAATGGCTCATGGATAGTGTCCAACAGAATCGATCAGTTCGTTTTCAG GTTCTGGTTACTGGTTCATTGCACCTTGTGGGAGACGTCTTGAGAATGATCAAAAGGTAA